One genomic window of Pseudokineococcus lusitanus includes the following:
- a CDS encoding flavin reductase family protein has product MSAAAVPPGAPWPSPDVETYRRAAGRFATGVCVVTTRDGRLDHAITVSSFASVSLDPVLVLVCVHQDSRFLDAVTETRTWGLSVLAARARPAAAWLATPGRPVVDQLAQVPHRRGPLTGAALLDGSVATMECATEAEHAAGTHVLLVGRVLDVSLGPEDERPLLHHRGAFSEL; this is encoded by the coding sequence CTGAGCGCCGCGGCCGTCCCGCCGGGCGCGCCGTGGCCGTCGCCGGACGTCGAGACGTACCGGCGGGCGGCGGGCCGCTTCGCCACCGGCGTGTGCGTCGTGACGACCCGCGACGGGCGCCTGGACCACGCGATCACCGTGAGCAGCTTCGCCTCGGTGTCGCTGGACCCGGTGCTCGTGCTCGTCTGCGTCCACCAGGACTCGCGCTTCCTCGACGCCGTGACGGAGACGCGGACGTGGGGCCTGTCGGTGCTGGCGGCGCGGGCGCGGCCGGCGGCCGCCTGGCTCGCGACGCCGGGCCGGCCCGTCGTCGACCAGCTGGCGCAGGTGCCCCACCGCCGTGGACCGCTCACGGGGGCGGCGCTGCTCGACGGCAGCGTGGCGACGATGGAGTGCGCCACCGAGGCCGAGCACGCGGCGGGCACCCACGTGCTCCTCGTCGGGCGGGTGCTCGACGTGAGCCTGGGGCCCGAGGACGAGCGGCCGCTCCTGCACCACCGGGGCGCCTTCTCCGAGCTGTGA
- the mshB gene encoding N-acetyl-1-D-myo-inositol-2-amino-2-deoxy-alpha-D-glucopyranoside deacetylase, whose product MTTTPEHPAEPDPVAPGTTPTADGAEQAVASDVAQDVLQQAADALDDAVERELDPAEAAAMDALDSPRRLLLVHAHPDDESLATGATAAAAAAAAGTAVTLVTCTRGERGEVLPAVLAEHPGVDADEDALAELRTGELAAAAEALGLEDRRFLGADAVGPDGAPVRYRDSGMAWADGEGGAAATGTRAVPAPDAPADALSLAPLDEVAGHLVRVLHEVRPQVVVTYEPGGGYGHPDHVRVHDLVLRAVELAADPDGAAPWTVARVLGHVADEAVLRDGLRALRAQGLATSDPDGDLPSLAVPGEEVDVVVDASAELPAKVAALRAHASQVELGASSFALTNGLHQPLSGVEQYRLLRGEPVRPEGGEPLTDLFAGLV is encoded by the coding sequence ATGACGACGACGCCCGAGCACCCGGCCGAGCCCGACCCCGTCGCGCCCGGCACGACGCCGACGGCGGACGGCGCCGAGCAGGCCGTCGCCTCCGACGTCGCGCAGGACGTGCTGCAGCAGGCCGCCGACGCGCTCGACGACGCCGTCGAGCGCGAGCTCGACCCGGCGGAGGCCGCGGCCATGGACGCCCTCGACAGCCCCCGCCGGCTGCTCCTCGTCCACGCCCACCCCGACGACGAGAGCCTCGCCACGGGGGCCACGGCCGCGGCGGCCGCCGCCGCGGCCGGGACGGCGGTGACGCTCGTGACGTGCACGCGCGGCGAGCGCGGGGAGGTGCTGCCCGCGGTCCTCGCCGAGCACCCCGGCGTCGACGCCGACGAGGACGCCCTGGCCGAGCTGCGGACGGGCGAGCTGGCCGCGGCCGCGGAGGCCCTGGGGCTGGAGGACCGCCGCTTCCTCGGCGCCGACGCCGTCGGGCCGGACGGCGCACCCGTCCGCTACCGCGACTCGGGCATGGCGTGGGCGGACGGGGAGGGCGGCGCCGCGGCGACGGGGACGCGCGCGGTCCCGGCGCCGGACGCGCCCGCCGACGCCCTGTCGCTCGCGCCCCTCGACGAGGTGGCCGGCCACCTCGTGCGGGTGCTGCACGAGGTGCGGCCCCAGGTCGTCGTCACCTACGAGCCGGGCGGGGGCTACGGCCACCCCGACCACGTGCGCGTGCACGACCTCGTGCTGCGGGCCGTCGAGCTCGCGGCCGACCCCGACGGCGCCGCGCCGTGGACCGTCGCGCGGGTCCTCGGGCACGTGGCCGACGAGGCCGTGCTCCGCGACGGGCTCCGGGCGCTGCGGGCGCAGGGGCTGGCGACCTCCGACCCCGACGGCGACCTGCCCAGCCTGGCGGTGCCGGGGGAGGAGGTGGACGTCGTCGTCGACGCCTCCGCCGAGCTGCCCGCCAAGGTGGCGGCGCTGCGGGCGCACGCGAGCCAGGTGGAGCTCGGGGCGTCCTCCTTCGCGCTGACGAACGGTCTCCACCAGCCGCTCTCGGGCGTCGAGCAGTACCGGTTGCTGCGCGGGGAGCCCGTGCGGCCCGAGGGCGGGGAGCCGCTGACCGACCTGTTCGCGGGGCTGGTCTGA
- a CDS encoding aldo/keto reductase family protein: protein MDYRHLGRSGLKVSEITYGNWLTHGSQVEDEAATACVRAALDAGITTFDTADTYANTRAETVLGEALKGERRESLEIFTKVYFPTGPKGANDTGLSRKHVLESAEGSLRRLGTDHIDLYQAHRYDHATPLEETMQAFADLVRQGKVLYVGVSEWTADQLRAGVELARQMGFQLVSNQPQYSALWRVIEGEVVPASRELGVSQVVWSPIAQGVLTGKYLPGQQPPEGSRATDAKGGKDMISRWMSDDVLARVQELKPVASDLGLSMAQLAVAWVLQNDNVAAAIIGASRPEQVHDNAAAAGVTIPADAMARIDEALGDAVVTDPARTADSSPKERLT from the coding sequence ATGGACTACCGCCACCTCGGACGCTCGGGCCTCAAGGTCTCCGAGATCACCTACGGCAACTGGCTGACGCACGGCTCGCAGGTCGAGGACGAGGCGGCCACCGCCTGCGTCCGCGCGGCCCTCGACGCCGGCATCACCACCTTCGACACCGCCGACACCTACGCCAACACGCGCGCCGAGACCGTCCTCGGCGAGGCGCTGAAGGGCGAGCGCCGCGAGTCGCTCGAGATCTTCACGAAGGTCTACTTCCCCACCGGCCCGAAGGGGGCCAACGACACCGGCCTCTCCCGCAAGCACGTCCTCGAGTCCGCCGAGGGCTCGCTGCGGCGGCTGGGGACCGACCACATCGACCTCTACCAGGCGCACCGGTACGACCACGCGACGCCGCTCGAGGAGACGATGCAGGCCTTCGCCGACCTCGTGCGGCAGGGCAAGGTCCTCTACGTCGGCGTCAGCGAGTGGACGGCCGACCAGCTGCGCGCCGGCGTGGAGCTGGCCCGGCAGATGGGCTTCCAGCTCGTCTCCAACCAGCCGCAGTACTCCGCGCTCTGGCGGGTCATCGAGGGCGAGGTCGTCCCGGCCTCGCGCGAGCTCGGTGTCTCGCAGGTCGTCTGGTCGCCGATCGCCCAGGGCGTGCTCACGGGCAAGTACCTGCCCGGGCAGCAGCCGCCGGAGGGCTCGCGCGCCACGGACGCCAAGGGCGGCAAGGACATGATCAGCCGCTGGATGTCCGACGACGTCCTCGCCCGGGTGCAGGAGCTGAAGCCGGTCGCCTCCGACCTCGGCCTGTCGATGGCGCAGCTGGCCGTCGCGTGGGTGCTGCAGAACGACAACGTGGCGGCCGCCATCATCGGCGCCTCGCGCCCGGAGCAGGTGCACGACAACGCCGCCGCCGCCGGCGTCACCATCCCCGCCGACGCCATGGCGCGCATCGACGAGGCGCTCGGGGACGCCGTCGTCACCGACCCGGCGCGCACCGCCGACAGCTCCCCGAAGGAGCGGCTCACCTGA